A DNA window from Oceanimonas doudoroffii contains the following coding sequences:
- a CDS encoding phenol hydroxylase subunit P4, whose translation MPVIALNKDYKGEVRDAKANFGGNILVYIGWDEHLLFCSAKTFLLPLTMRFGELQDTPLNEGFNQHPDFKHIDWASVQWILNGKPLSPSREHTLEQLGFDHKSLLRFRTPGLNGYKGTGV comes from the coding sequence ATGCCGGTTATCGCGCTCAACAAAGACTACAAGGGCGAAGTCAGGGATGCCAAAGCCAACTTTGGCGGGAATATCCTGGTGTATATCGGATGGGACGAGCACCTGCTGTTCTGCTCCGCCAAGACCTTCCTGCTGCCTCTGACCATGCGGTTTGGCGAGCTGCAGGACACCCCCCTCAATGAAGGGTTCAACCAGCATCCCGACTTCAAACACATCGACTGGGCCAGCGTGCAGTGGATCCTCAACGGCAAGCCGCTGTCACCGTCTCGTGAGCACACGCTGGAGCAACTGGGCTTCGATCACAAATCGTTGCTGCGTTTCAGGACTCCGGGTCTGAACGGTTACAAAGGCACGGGCGTGTAA